The proteins below are encoded in one region of Segatella copri:
- a CDS encoding FtsL-like putative cell division protein, giving the protein MINDKDINISEKPIAEEKAQASQEPPKQETPQQEPQQQEAPQASLKEVIAKQAIEEEASGSSSFTLRKILGGDILTAQIIRRQIWLVILIVFFVIIYISNRYNIQNDIIELDKLQKELQDTKYKALSTSSQITEKSRESNVLDMLKNNKDSVLHIATQPPYIINVPEE; this is encoded by the coding sequence ATGATAAACGATAAAGACATAAACATCAGTGAGAAGCCTATAGCCGAAGAAAAGGCACAGGCATCACAGGAACCGCCGAAGCAGGAAACTCCGCAGCAGGAGCCACAGCAGCAGGAGGCTCCACAGGCTTCGCTCAAGGAAGTGATTGCCAAGCAAGCCATTGAGGAAGAGGCGTCAGGATCATCGAGCTTTACGCTGCGAAAGATTCTGGGTGGAGACATTCTTACCGCACAAATCATACGCCGGCAGATATGGCTCGTTATCCTCATCGTGTTTTTTGTCATTATCTACATATCCAACCGATACAATATCCAGAACGATATCATCGAGTTGGACAAACTGCAGAAAGAACTGCAAGACACCAAATACAAAGCGCTGTCTACAAGCAGCCAGATAACAGAGAAGAGTCGTGAAAGTAATGTGCTCGACATGCTGAAGAACAACAAAGACAGCGTGCTGCACATCGCCACCCAACCTCCATACATCATAAACGTACCCGAAGAATGA
- the mraY gene encoding phospho-N-acetylmuramoyl-pentapeptide-transferase, with protein MLYYLFRFLEQWGISGSHMWGYISFRALLALILSLVISAWFGEKFIKYLKSKQITETQRDASIDPFGVKKIGVPSMGGVIIILAILVPVLLLGRLRNIYLILMIITTVWLGFLGGMDDFIKIFKRDKEGLKGKYKIIGQIGIGLIVGLVLWSSPDVKMNENLAIEQQGQETVVKHRTEARKSLKTTIPFVKGHNLDYSSITSFCGKYKVAAGWILFVIMTIFVVTAVSNGANLNDGMDGMCAGNSAIIGVALGILAYVSSHIEFAAYLNIMYIPGSEELVVFFCAFIGALIGFLWYNAYPAQVFMGDTGSLTIGGIIAVGAIIIHKELMLPILCGIFFVESLSVMMQVYYYKIGKRRGVKQRIFKRTPIHDNFRTQDSQLDPDCKYLWKKPRNCFHESKITIRFWIVTIILAALTIITLKIR; from the coding sequence ATGTTATACTATCTCTTTAGATTTCTGGAGCAGTGGGGCATCTCAGGTTCTCACATGTGGGGCTACATCTCATTCCGTGCCCTGCTTGCGCTGATTTTATCATTGGTAATCTCTGCCTGGTTCGGCGAGAAATTCATCAAGTATCTCAAGAGCAAGCAAATTACAGAGACACAGCGCGATGCCAGCATCGACCCGTTTGGTGTCAAGAAGATTGGCGTTCCTTCTATGGGTGGTGTCATCATCATCCTGGCTATCCTCGTACCGGTACTGTTACTCGGACGTTTGCGCAACATCTATCTGATTCTGATGATCATCACCACCGTATGGCTCGGCTTTCTCGGTGGAATGGACGACTTCATCAAGATATTCAAGCGCGACAAGGAGGGATTGAAGGGCAAATATAAGATTATAGGACAGATTGGCATCGGCCTGATCGTGGGACTGGTACTCTGGTCTTCACCTGATGTAAAGATGAACGAGAACCTCGCCATCGAGCAACAGGGACAGGAAACGGTGGTAAAGCATCGTACGGAAGCAAGAAAATCGCTGAAGACCACCATCCCATTCGTCAAGGGACACAACCTCGACTATTCCAGCATCACCAGTTTCTGCGGTAAGTACAAGGTAGCAGCAGGCTGGATTCTCTTCGTCATCATGACCATCTTCGTTGTAACAGCCGTATCAAACGGTGCCAACCTCAACGATGGTATGGACGGAATGTGTGCCGGAAACTCCGCCATCATAGGTGTGGCGCTAGGCATACTTGCATATGTGTCGTCGCACATCGAGTTTGCCGCCTACCTCAATATCATGTATATTCCTGGTTCTGAGGAACTGGTAGTATTCTTCTGTGCCTTCATTGGAGCCCTCATCGGTTTCCTCTGGTACAACGCCTACCCTGCCCAGGTATTCATGGGCGATACGGGTTCGCTGACCATCGGCGGTATCATCGCAGTAGGTGCCATCATCATCCACAAGGAGCTGATGCTGCCTATCCTCTGCGGTATTTTCTTCGTAGAAAGCCTCAGCGTGATGATGCAGGTTTACTATTACAAGATAGGAAAGCGGAGAGGTGTGAAGCAGCGTATCTTCAAGCGCACACCTATCCACGACAACTTCCGCACACAGGACAGTCAGCTGGATCCTGACTGCAAGTATCTGTGGAAGAAGCCTCGCAACTGCTTCCATGAATCAAAGATTACCATCCGTTTCTGGATTGTAACCATCATTCTGGCAGCATTGACCATCATCACATTGAAGATCAGATAA
- the murC gene encoding UDP-N-acetylmuramate--L-alanine ligase: MEIKDIKAVYFVGAGGIGMSAIARYFLSKKLVVAGYDKTPSNLTHELEKEGMLIHYEENVDLIPEACKDAKTTLVVYTPAIPAEHKELVFFHENGFTIEKRAQVLGTLTRTHKGLCVAGTHGKTSTSTMCAHIMHQSHIDCNAFLGGISKNYGTNYILSDKSDYVVIEADEFDRSFHWLRPWMSVITATDPDHLDIYGTKEAYLESFRHYTELIQPGGALIIHKGLEMKQHVQDGVKIYEYSQNEGDFHAENIKIENGGITFDFISPIENVTGVELGQPVPINITNGVAAMAMAQLNGCTADELRNGMKTYGGVDRRFDFKIKNNKLVFLSDYAHHPKEIYQSAKSIRELYKDRKITAIFQPHLYTRTRDFYKDFANSLSLLDEVILCDIYPAREQSIPGVTSKLIYDNLKPGVEKSMIHKEDVLDLVKNRDFDVLVILGAGDLDNYVPQITKILEEK; encoded by the coding sequence ATGGAAATAAAAGATATTAAAGCAGTTTATTTTGTAGGAGCGGGCGGCATCGGAATGAGCGCCATCGCCAGATACTTCCTCAGCAAGAAGTTGGTTGTAGCCGGATATGACAAGACTCCATCCAATCTAACTCATGAGTTGGAGAAAGAGGGAATGCTTATCCACTATGAGGAGAATGTTGACCTCATACCAGAAGCCTGCAAGGACGCCAAGACAACATTGGTAGTCTACACACCGGCAATTCCTGCTGAACACAAGGAACTGGTTTTCTTCCATGAGAATGGATTCACCATCGAGAAGCGAGCTCAGGTTCTGGGTACATTAACCCGTACCCATAAGGGACTGTGCGTAGCGGGTACACACGGAAAGACATCAACATCTACCATGTGTGCTCACATCATGCACCAAAGCCATATTGACTGTAATGCCTTCCTGGGAGGTATCTCAAAGAACTATGGCACCAACTATATCCTCTCCGACAAGAGCGACTATGTTGTCATTGAAGCAGATGAGTTTGACCGCAGTTTCCACTGGTTGCGCCCATGGATGAGCGTCATCACGGCTACAGACCCAGACCATCTCGACATCTACGGCACCAAGGAGGCTTATCTGGAAAGTTTCCGTCACTATACAGAACTGATCCAACCGGGCGGTGCACTCATCATCCACAAAGGTCTGGAGATGAAGCAACACGTACAAGACGGTGTCAAGATATACGAATACAGCCAGAACGAGGGCGACTTCCACGCTGAGAACATCAAGATAGAGAATGGAGGTATCACTTTTGATTTCATCTCTCCTATCGAGAACGTAACGGGCGTAGAACTCGGACAACCTGTGCCTATCAACATCACAAATGGTGTGGCAGCAATGGCAATGGCACAATTGAATGGTTGTACAGCCGATGAACTCCGTAACGGCATGAAGACCTACGGAGGAGTTGACCGCCGTTTCGACTTTAAGATCAAGAATAACAAACTGGTATTCCTGTCTGATTATGCTCATCATCCAAAGGAGATATATCAGAGTGCGAAGAGTATCAGAGAGTTATACAAGGACCGTAAGATAACAGCCATCTTCCAGCCTCACTTGTATACTAGAACCCGCGATTTCTATAAAGATTTCGCCAACAGTTTGAGTCTCTTGGACGAGGTTATCCTCTGCGACATCTATCCAGCTCGCGAGCAGTCTATTCCAGGAGTAACCTCCAAGCTTATCTATGACAATCTGAAACCAGGTGTAGAAAAGAGCATGATTCATAAAGAAGACGTTCTTGACCTGGTAAAGAATCGAGACTTCGATGTTCTAGTTATCTTAGGAGCTGGCGATTTGGACAACTATGTTCCACAAATTACCAAAATACTTGAAGAGAAATAA
- a CDS encoding UDP-N-acetylmuramoyl-L-alanyl-D-glutamate--2,6-diaminopimelate ligase, with protein MKLQELLKNIEPVQIIGDADVEVTGVNIDSRKIKEGHLFVAMKGTQVDGHKFIPKALELGAKSVLCEDMPEEKVEGVTYIQVASTEDAVGKVATLFYGDPSRKLKLVGVTGTNGKTTIATLLYNMFRKFGHKCGLLSTVCNYIEDEAIPADHTTPDPIELNMLLGKMVEAGCEYAFMECSSHAIAQKRIGGLQFAGGLFTNLTRDHLDYHKTFENYRNAKKAFFDGLPKTAFAITNADDKNGMIMVQNTKATVKNYSTRSMADFRARILECHFGGMYLEIDGREVGVQFIGKFNVSNLLAVYGAAIMLGKKPEDVLVVMSTLHSVSGRLEPIQSPEGYTAIVDYAHTPDALENVLNAIHEVLEGKGGEVITVCGAGGNRDKGKRPLMAQEAVKQSDKVIITSDNPRFEEPQDIINDMLAGLNAQQMKKVISIVDRKEAIRTACMLAKKGDVILVAGKGHEDYQEIKGVKHHFDDKEVIRDIFGISQK; from the coding sequence ATGAAGTTACAAGAATTACTCAAAAACATCGAGCCGGTTCAGATAATCGGCGATGCTGATGTAGAGGTTACGGGAGTAAACATCGACTCTCGCAAGATTAAGGAAGGTCATCTCTTCGTTGCCATGAAGGGAACGCAGGTTGACGGTCACAAGTTTATTCCAAAGGCATTGGAACTGGGCGCAAAGTCGGTTTTGTGCGAAGACATGCCTGAAGAGAAAGTTGAGGGCGTAACTTACATTCAGGTCGCTTCGACCGAGGATGCTGTCGGCAAGGTAGCAACCCTCTTCTACGGCGACCCTTCAAGAAAGCTCAAACTGGTAGGCGTAACAGGTACCAATGGTAAGACCACCATTGCCACCTTATTATATAATATGTTCCGCAAGTTCGGCCATAAGTGTGGTTTGCTCTCTACCGTCTGCAACTACATTGAGGACGAGGCTATCCCTGCCGACCATACCACCCCAGACCCTATCGAACTGAACATGCTCCTGGGCAAGATGGTAGAGGCTGGCTGCGAGTATGCCTTCATGGAGTGCTCTTCTCACGCCATCGCACAGAAGCGTATCGGAGGTCTGCAGTTTGCCGGAGGCTTGTTCACCAACCTGACCCGCGACCACCTCGATTACCACAAGACATTCGAGAACTACCGTAACGCCAAGAAGGCTTTCTTCGACGGACTGCCTAAGACAGCCTTTGCCATTACCAATGCCGACGACAAGAACGGCATGATCATGGTACAGAACACCAAGGCTACCGTGAAAAACTACTCTACCCGCAGCATGGCAGACTTCAGAGCCAGGATTCTGGAGTGTCACTTCGGCGGCATGTATCTGGAGATTGACGGCAGAGAAGTGGGCGTACAGTTCATCGGTAAGTTCAACGTGAGCAACCTGCTCGCCGTATATGGTGCAGCCATTATGCTCGGCAAGAAGCCAGAGGATGTACTCGTAGTGATGAGTACCCTTCACAGCGTAAGCGGAAGACTGGAACCAATCCAGTCACCAGAAGGTTATACCGCCATTGTTGACTATGCCCATACACCAGATGCACTGGAGAACGTATTGAACGCCATCCACGAAGTGCTCGAAGGCAAGGGCGGAGAAGTCATCACCGTTTGCGGTGCCGGTGGCAACCGTGACAAGGGCAAGCGCCCATTGATGGCACAGGAGGCTGTAAAGCAGAGCGATAAGGTAATCATCACCAGCGACAACCCACGTTTCGAAGAGCCACAGGACATCATCAACGACATGCTTGCCGGACTCAATGCCCAGCAAATGAAGAAGGTAATCAGCATCGTAGACCGCAAGGAAGCCATCCGCACAGCCTGCATGCTGGCAAAGAAGGGCGACGTGATTCTCGTAGCCGGTAAGGGACACGAAGATTACCAGGAGATCAAGGGCGTAAAGCACCACTTTGACGATAAGGAGGTGATTCGCGACATCTTCGGAATTTCACAGAAGTAA
- the murG gene encoding undecaprenyldiphospho-muramoylpentapeptide beta-N-acetylglucosaminyltransferase, translating into MNNELRIIISGGGTGGHIFPAVSIANAIKAKRPDAKILFVGALGRMEMQRVPAAGYEIKGLPICGFDRKHLLKNIAVLFKIWKSQHMAKSIIKNFKPMAAVGVGGYASGPTLNVCASKGIPCLIQEQNSYAGVTNKLLAKKAEKICVAYEGMERFFPADKIIMTGNPVRQNVLDTTITQEEARKLFGLDPEKKTILLVGGSLGARTINESVLQHLDLVKESGVQFIWQTGKYYNAAIMEQLKGQELPMLKVTDFISDMGAAYKAADLVISRAGASSISEFCLIGKPVILVPSPNVAEDHQTKNAMALVNKDAAIYVKDADAPEVLLKKAVDTVKDEAKLASLCENIKKLGLKNSADVIADEVIKLATK; encoded by the coding sequence ATGAATAATGAATTAAGAATTATCATAAGCGGAGGCGGCACAGGTGGTCACATCTTCCCTGCCGTATCCATTGCAAACGCCATCAAGGCGAAGCGCCCTGATGCTAAGATTTTGTTTGTAGGTGCACTCGGCAGAATGGAAATGCAGCGGGTACCTGCTGCGGGTTATGAGATCAAGGGCTTGCCTATCTGCGGCTTCGACAGAAAGCATCTACTCAAGAACATCGCCGTACTCTTCAAGATATGGAAGAGCCAGCACATGGCAAAGAGTATCATCAAAAACTTCAAGCCTATGGCGGCTGTGGGCGTAGGTGGCTATGCTAGCGGTCCGACTCTCAATGTTTGTGCCAGCAAAGGAATACCTTGCCTCATCCAGGAGCAGAATTCATACGCTGGTGTAACCAATAAACTCTTGGCCAAGAAGGCTGAAAAAATCTGTGTGGCTTACGAAGGAATGGAGCGTTTCTTTCCTGCAGACAAGATTATCATGACCGGTAATCCTGTTCGCCAGAATGTATTGGATACTACCATCACCCAGGAAGAAGCACGCAAGCTGTTCGGTCTCGACCCTGAAAAGAAGACCATCTTGCTCGTAGGTGGCAGCCTTGGCGCAAGAACCATCAACGAGAGTGTGCTCCAGCACCTCGACCTGGTGAAAGAAAGCGGCGTACAGTTTATCTGGCAAACAGGTAAATACTATAATGCTGCCATCATGGAGCAACTGAAAGGTCAGGAGCTGCCAATGCTCAAGGTTACTGATTTCATCAGCGACATGGGTGCTGCTTACAAGGCAGCCGACCTGGTTATCAGCCGCGCAGGTGCCAGCAGTATCAGCGAGTTCTGCCTCATCGGCAAACCGGTTATCCTGGTTCCAAGCCCTAATGTGGCAGAAGACCACCAGACCAAGAACGCCATGGCATTAGTCAACAAAGATGCTGCCATCTACGTAAAGGATGCCGATGCACCAGAGGTATTGCTCAAGAAAGCAGTTGACACGGTAAAAGACGAGGCTAAGCTTGCTTCGCTCTGTGAGAATATCAAGAAATTAGGATTAAAGAACTCTGCCGACGTCATCGCCGACGAAGTAATCAAATTAGCAACAAAGTAA
- a CDS encoding penicillin-binding protein has translation MSSKFDHKKVMPRYSAIAIIMTIFAIAVVGKALYIMTAKHDYWMKVAERQKKDSVTVKPNRGNILSCTGQLMASSLPEFKVFMDFKALKDAENDSLWDAKQDSICLCLHQIFPNLSESDFKKHLTEGRAKMSRHWPVYPRRVDYNTFTEIKNIPVFRLKPYQSGFHWEEYNARTRTYGSLAGRTIGAMYGAKDTARFGLELSYDSILRGTNGIVHRRKVRNKFLDITDTPPIDGADIVTTIDVSIQDLAERSLIDELKEINANVGVAIVMDVPTGDIKAIVNMEKCFDGEYREIHNHAVSDLLEPGSVFKPASILVALDDGVVDTTYHVETGGGIWPMYGREMKDHNWRKGGYGMLTLAQTLWYSSNIGVSRIIDDHYRNNPEKFVKGIYRTGLHDDLKIPLVGATPARIRMPHRNKNGQYDNWAKTSLPWMSIGYETQVPPISTLTFYNTIANNGKMMRPRFVSKVMKNGETIMEFPPEVMRQQIAKEKSIKELQTILEQVVSVGLGKKAGSPNFKVAGKTGTAQISKGAGGYKSGGTSYLISFAGYFPADAPRYSCIVCIQKSGLPASGGTMCGKVFHQISEGIMAQSLKVDVKDARDSASVFVPDVKAGNILAANYVLSHLGIKTNANWSGSYADGNPIWGKAERVGNHSIKLIREKQYGKTIVPDITGMGARDAIYNMESRGIKTQIIGRGKVVKQSLVPGTVIKKGAVCSIVLE, from the coding sequence ATGAGCAGCAAATTTGATCACAAGAAAGTAATGCCCCGCTACAGCGCCATCGCCATCATCATGACGATTTTCGCCATAGCCGTAGTGGGTAAAGCGCTCTACATCATGACCGCCAAGCATGATTACTGGATGAAGGTGGCAGAACGGCAGAAGAAGGATTCCGTGACCGTAAAGCCAAACCGAGGCAACATCTTGAGCTGCACAGGACAGCTGATGGCAAGTTCGCTGCCGGAGTTTAAGGTTTTCATGGACTTCAAGGCGCTGAAAGATGCAGAAAACGACTCGCTGTGGGATGCCAAGCAAGACTCCATCTGTCTTTGCCTGCACCAGATATTCCCGAACCTGAGCGAGTCTGATTTCAAGAAGCACCTCACCGAAGGTCGCGCCAAGATGAGCCGCCACTGGCCGGTTTATCCGAGGCGTGTAGACTATAACACCTTCACCGAGATAAAGAACATCCCTGTATTCCGCCTGAAACCCTACCAGAGCGGTTTCCACTGGGAAGAATATAATGCACGAACCAGAACTTACGGTTCGCTGGCAGGCCGTACCATCGGAGCCATGTATGGCGCCAAGGATACCGCCCGCTTCGGTCTGGAGCTGAGTTACGACTCCATCCTGCGAGGCACCAACGGTATCGTGCATCGCCGCAAGGTTCGCAACAAGTTCCTCGACATTACCGATACCCCTCCTATTGACGGAGCCGATATCGTGACCACCATCGATGTGAGCATACAAGACCTTGCCGAACGCTCACTCATCGACGAGCTGAAGGAAATCAACGCCAATGTGGGTGTAGCCATCGTGATGGATGTACCTACGGGCGACATCAAGGCCATCGTAAACATGGAGAAATGTTTCGACGGCGAATACAGAGAAATCCACAACCATGCCGTGAGCGACCTTCTGGAGCCAGGTTCGGTGTTCAAGCCAGCCTCTATCCTCGTAGCGCTGGACGACGGAGTGGTAGACACGACCTATCACGTAGAAACCGGTGGCGGTATATGGCCGATGTACGGCAGAGAAATGAAAGACCACAACTGGCGAAAAGGCGGATACGGAATGCTGACCCTCGCACAGACCCTGTGGTACAGTTCGAACATCGGTGTGAGCCGCATCATAGACGACCATTACCGCAACAACCCAGAGAAATTCGTAAAGGGTATCTACCGTACCGGTCTGCACGACGACCTGAAGATTCCACTGGTGGGAGCAACACCAGCCAGAATCCGCATGCCGCACAGAAACAAGAACGGACAATATGACAACTGGGCAAAGACCAGTTTGCCATGGATGAGTATCGGATATGAGACCCAGGTACCGCCTATCTCTACCCTCACCTTCTACAACACCATCGCCAACAACGGCAAGATGATGCGACCAAGATTCGTGAGCAAGGTAATGAAGAACGGAGAAACCATCATGGAATTTCCTCCTGAAGTGATGCGCCAGCAGATAGCCAAGGAGAAGAGCATCAAGGAGCTGCAAACCATCCTGGAACAGGTGGTAAGCGTGGGACTGGGAAAGAAAGCCGGTTCGCCTAACTTCAAAGTGGCAGGAAAGACCGGTACAGCCCAGATTTCAAAAGGTGCCGGTGGATATAAGAGTGGCGGAACCAGCTATCTCATCAGTTTCGCAGGCTACTTCCCTGCCGATGCGCCACGCTACAGCTGTATCGTCTGCATACAGAAATCCGGTTTGCCTGCTTCGGGCGGTACGATGTGCGGTAAGGTCTTCCATCAGATTTCAGAAGGCATCATGGCGCAGAGTCTGAAAGTTGACGTAAAGGACGCCCGCGACTCAGCATCCGTCTTCGTTCCTGACGTAAAGGCAGGCAATATCCTTGCTGCCAACTATGTGCTCAGCCACCTCGGCATCAAGACCAATGCCAACTGGAGTGGCAGCTATGCCGACGGCAACCCTATCTGGGGCAAGGCAGAGCGCGTGGGTAACCACAGCATCAAGCTCATCAGGGAGAAGCAATACGGCAAGACGATCGTACCCGACATTACCGGAATGGGAGCCCGAGACGCAATCTACAATATGGAGAGCCGGGGCATCAAGACCCAGATTATAGGTAGAGGAAAGGTAGTAAAGCAGAGTCTGGTGCCGGGAACGGTCATCAAGAAAGGTGCCGTATGCAGCATTGTGCTCGAATAA
- the murD gene encoding UDP-N-acetylmuramoyl-L-alanine--D-glutamate ligase, with protein sequence MSKIVILGAGESGAGAAVLAKKEGFEVFVSDMSKIKDNYKKLMDDHNIEWEEGHHTEEKILDADEVIKSPGIPKEAPMIQKLMAKGIPIISEIEFAGRYTDAKMICITGSNGKTTTTSLIYHIIKSAGYDVGLAGNIGKSLALQVAETPHKYYVIELSSFQLDNMYEFRANVAILLNITPDHLDRYEFKMQNYTDAKMRITQNQTEEDSFIFWNDDPIVTKELAKYNLKSHLCPFSEFKEEGCVGFIEDGKYKLNFPSDFEMPQADMSLRGKHNIYNSLAAGLACNIVGIDHETLHKGLSDFPGVEHRLEKVGKFQGVYYVNDSKATNVDACWYALESMNTPTILIIGGKDKGNDYNQIKDLVKEKCAGIVYLGADNQKLHDNFDALGIPVRDTHSMKDCVAACQELAKPGDTVLLSPCCASFDLFKNMEDRGEQFKTLARAIGE encoded by the coding sequence ATGAGCAAAATTGTAATTTTAGGAGCTGGCGAAAGTGGCGCAGGTGCAGCCGTGCTGGCAAAGAAAGAGGGATTCGAGGTCTTTGTTTCAGACATGTCAAAGATCAAGGATAACTACAAGAAGTTGATGGATGACCACAACATCGAATGGGAAGAAGGTCACCATACAGAAGAAAAGATTTTAGATGCAGATGAAGTCATCAAGAGTCCGGGTATTCCTAAGGAAGCACCTATGATACAGAAACTGATGGCTAAGGGTATACCTATCATCAGCGAAATAGAATTTGCGGGCAGATATACTGATGCCAAGATGATCTGTATCACGGGAAGTAACGGTAAGACAACCACTACCTCGCTGATTTACCACATCATCAAGTCGGCTGGCTATGATGTAGGTCTGGCAGGCAACATCGGAAAGAGTCTGGCCCTTCAGGTGGCTGAAACTCCTCATAAGTACTACGTCATCGAGCTGAGCAGTTTCCAGCTCGACAATATGTATGAGTTCCGTGCCAATGTGGCCATCCTGCTCAACATCACTCCAGACCATCTGGACCGCTATGAGTTTAAGATGCAGAACTATACCGATGCCAAGATGCGCATTACCCAGAACCAGACAGAAGAAGACAGTTTCATCTTCTGGAACGATGATCCTATCGTTACAAAGGAGCTGGCTAAGTACAACCTCAAGTCACATCTCTGCCCATTCTCTGAGTTCAAGGAGGAGGGTTGCGTCGGCTTTATAGAGGATGGCAAGTACAAACTCAACTTCCCTTCAGACTTCGAAATGCCACAGGCAGACATGAGCCTACGCGGCAAGCACAACATCTATAACAGTCTGGCTGCAGGTCTGGCATGCAACATCGTAGGCATCGATCACGAGACCCTGCACAAAGGCTTGAGCGACTTCCCTGGTGTAGAGCACCGTCTGGAGAAAGTGGGCAAGTTCCAGGGCGTTTACTATGTGAACGATTCAAAGGCTACCAACGTAGATGCCTGCTGGTATGCGCTGGAGAGTATGAACACCCCTACCATCCTTATCATCGGCGGTAAGGATAAGGGAAATGACTATAACCAGATCAAGGACCTGGTAAAGGAGAAATGTGCTGGTATCGTATATCTCGGAGCCGACAACCAGAAGTTGCACGACAACTTTGACGCACTCGGCATCCCTGTACGCGACACTCACAGCATGAAGGATTGCGTGGCAGCCTGCCAGGAATTGGCAAAGCCGGGCGATACCGTACTCCTCAGCCCATGCTGCGCAAGTTTCGATCTCTTCAAGAACATGGAAGATAGAGGCGAGCAGTTTAAGACGCTGGCAAGAGCTATCGGAGAATAA
- a CDS encoding FtsW/RodA/SpoVE family cell cycle protein, with the protein MNNKSIGNIFKGDKVIWMVFFFLCMISIVEVYSASSSLSYKTGNYMAPVIRHILLLGGGLFTMICMLKVKCKYFKIVTPVVMGISLLLLVLVLATGQSTNGASRWFSLMGIQFQPSEIAKGAVVLAVAQILSAMQTTQGANRKAFKFILVATAPFVILIGLENLSTAMLLNITILAMMLIGRVPMNQIGKLVGLGMIVIVTAFAGIMIVGQDKGEEGNKPENMLTEKVEQEQNKPNMAEKMFHRADTWKARIDKFMNSKPVAPQDVDLDKDAQVAHANIAIASSNIVGKGPGNSVERDFLSQAFSDFIYAIIIEEMGIWGAALVAFLYIILLFRAGRIANRCENNFPAFLCMGLAIMLVTQALFNMAVAVGLAPVTGQPLPLISRGGTSTIINCLYLGIILSISRTAKKKEILQNELDDSKMVAA; encoded by the coding sequence ATGAATAACAAGAGCATTGGTAATATTTTCAAGGGAGACAAGGTGATCTGGATGGTCTTCTTCTTTCTCTGTATGATAAGCATCGTGGAGGTATATTCTGCCTCCAGCTCCTTGTCGTACAAGACAGGAAACTACATGGCACCTGTCATCCGCCACATCTTGCTCTTGGGAGGCGGTCTGTTCACCATGATTTGCATGCTCAAGGTGAAATGCAAGTACTTCAAGATTGTTACCCCCGTCGTGATGGGCATCTCATTACTGTTGCTCGTTCTGGTCTTGGCTACCGGTCAATCTACCAACGGAGCCTCCCGATGGTTCTCTCTGATGGGCATACAGTTCCAGCCTTCAGAAATAGCAAAGGGAGCGGTAGTACTGGCTGTAGCTCAGATTCTTAGTGCCATGCAAACAACTCAGGGAGCCAACAGGAAGGCATTCAAGTTCATACTTGTAGCAACTGCTCCATTTGTAATTCTCATCGGACTGGAAAACTTATCCACAGCCATGCTCCTCAATATCACAATCTTAGCCATGATGCTCATCGGACGAGTGCCGATGAACCAGATTGGCAAGCTGGTGGGACTGGGCATGATTGTCATCGTCACAGCCTTTGCAGGTATCATGATAGTAGGACAGGACAAGGGCGAAGAGGGCAATAAACCGGAAAATATGCTGACCGAGAAGGTTGAGCAGGAACAGAACAAGCCTAACATGGCAGAAAAGATGTTCCATAGAGCCGACACCTGGAAAGCCCGTATTGACAAGTTTATGAACTCAAAGCCTGTAGCCCCACAGGATGTCGATCTCGACAAAGATGCCCAAGTGGCACATGCCAACATCGCCATCGCCTCTTCCAACATCGTAGGCAAAGGGCCTGGAAACTCAGTAGAAAGAGACTTCCTCTCACAGGCGTTCTCAGACTTCATCTATGCCATCATCATCGAAGAGATGGGTATATGGGGAGCCGCACTGGTTGCATTCCTCTACATCATCCTCCTGTTCAGAGCTGGCAGAATAGCCAACAGGTGTGAGAACAATTTCCCAGCCTTTCTCTGCATGGGACTCGCCATCATGCTGGTTACCCAGGCACTCTTCAACATGGCAGTAGCAGTAGGTTTGGCTCCTGTTACAGGACAGCCACTACCACTCATCAGTAGAGGTGGTACATCTACCATCATCAACTGTCTGTACCTGGGCATCATCCTGAGTATCAGTAGAACAGCCAAGAAGAAAGAGATACTTCAAAATGAGCTCGACGACAGCAAAATGGTGGCTGCCTGA